A single genomic interval of Candidatus Gracilibacteria bacterium harbors:
- a CDS encoding tetratricopeptide repeat protein, with the protein MNDTPDLGGCYDAVAEYNLPYIPFALIQKGANDRMREIISMEQQDDQYDNRELTELVLHHMNLGGRFLDIIGHQLSKQGQYEDAISFYDLSVLSYRQKGLNPDYRGLMNGGVACIESKEYQQSVNLLIQAIESPYIPEEAKWVCYSNLGLAYLHLGEYEKAITFFTEALNDPYFPENQSPLVHIMLVGSCLAAGRHITTGDE; encoded by the coding sequence ATGAACGATACTCCAGACTTAGGATGATGCTACGACGCGGTAGCAGAATACAATCTTCCTTATATCCCCTTTGCATTGATACAGAAGTGAGCAAATGATAGAATGAGAGAAATTATATCTATGGAACAACAGGACGATCAATATGATAATCGTGAACTAACTGAACTTGTATTGCATCACATGAATCTTGGAGGAAGATTTCTCGATATTATTTGACATCAGCTTAGTAAACAATGACAATATGAAGATGCAATCTCATTCTATGATCTATCGGTGCTATCATATCGTCAGAAGTGACTGAATCCCGATTATAGATGATTAATGAATGGGGGTGTTGCTTGTATCGAATCCAAAGAGTATCAACAATCTGTAAACTTGTTGATACAGGCCATAGAGAGTCCTTATATCCCAGAGGAAGCTAAGTGGGTATGTTATAGTAATCTTTGATTAGCTTATCTTCATCTTTGAGAATATGAAAAAGCTATAACTTTCTTTACTGAAGCACTTAATGATCCTTACTTTCCAGAAAACCAAAGCCCTCTTGTTCATATAATGTTGGTAGGATCCTGCCTTGCAGCAGGACGGCATATCACTACAGGTGACGAATAG
- the hemN gene encoding oxygen-independent coproporphyrinogen III oxidase produces the protein MHIPKPLLDKYNTPVPRYTSYPPANYFHAGVTSEQYLELIESSNHDEPSNISFYVHIPFCAQICLYCGCNQIKLGEKSAVDIYLEALKKEIQTITAHLDKNRKVSQIHYGGGTPNILTTDQLGAINDIFHSQFEFTENPEIAIECHPAHLDFAYIDGLVNAGFNRISIGVQDFDERILANVHRLPSRLPIEDLVTYIREKHPELGVNLDFIYGLPGQTTESFLATIERAIQIRPDRLVTFSYAHVPWVKKYQLALEKIGLPTAEDKMEMFARSRAFLRESGYIEIGMDHYVLPGDELEVALQNHTLHRNFQGYATRDTTGQVYAFGTSAITQLTGSYIQNVKDIETYTATLEAGQLPIEKGYVLNQDEIVIRDIITELMCNGYLDFSIIANRYNQSTEDIKKLTKFSPNMFDEFVADGLMEYENDIISVTELGMFFIRNIATTLNPAYTEGKGVYSKLV, from the coding sequence ATGCACATCCCAAAACCCCTCCTCGACAAGTATAACACTCCCGTTCCGAGATACACGAGCTATCCGCCCGCGAATTATTTTCACGCTGGTGTTACGAGCGAGCAGTATCTCGAACTCATCGAGTCATCCAATCACGATGAACCGAGCAATATTTCCTTTTATGTGCATATTCCGTTCTGTGCGCAGATATGCCTCTACTGCGGGTGCAATCAGATAAAACTCGGAGAAAAGAGCGCTGTCGATATCTATCTCGAAGCACTCAAAAAAGAAATCCAAACTATCACCGCCCATCTCGATAAGAACCGAAAAGTTTCTCAGATTCACTACGGCGGTGGAACGCCCAATATTCTCACGACTGACCAACTCTGAGCAATCAACGACATTTTCCACAGTCAATTCGAGTTTACTGAGAATCCAGAAATCGCGATCGAATGTCATCCTGCACACTTGGACTTTGCATATATTGATGGCTTGGTGAATGCAGGATTCAATCGCATCAGTATCGGTGTACAGGACTTTGATGAACGCATCCTCGCCAACGTTCACCGACTGCCATCCCGACTTCCTATCGAAGACCTCGTCACCTATATCCGAGAAAAACATCCAGAACTCGGAGTGAATCTTGACTTCATCTACGGACTTCCTGGTCAGACAACAGAGAGTTTTCTCGCGACTATCGAACGAGCAATCCAGATTCGCCCTGACCGACTCGTGACGTTCTCCTACGCGCATGTGCCCTGGGTAAAAAAATACCAACTCGCGCTCGAGAAAATCGGGCTCCCAACCGCCGAGGACAAGATGGAGATGTTTGCGCGTTCTCGTGCTTTTCTCAGGGAATCTGGGTATATCGAAATCGGAATGGATCACTATGTTCTGCCGTGAGATGAACTCGAAGTAGCACTCCAAAACCACACACTTCATCGCAACTTCCAGGGGTATGCGACGCGTGATACGACGGGTCAGGTCTATGCCTTCGGGACGTCGGCTATCACTCAACTCACCGGCAGCTACATCCAGAATGTGAAAGATATCGAGACGTATACTGCTACACTGGAAGCAGGACAACTCCCGATAGAGAAGGGATACGTTCTGAATCAGGATGAGATAGTCATCCGCGACATCATCACGGAACTCATGTGCAATGGATATCTGGATTTCTCTATCATCGCGAATCGATACAACCAAAGTACAGAAGACATAAAAAAACTCACCAAATTTTCGCCGAATATGTTCGACGAGTTTGTCGCGGACGGACTCATGGAATATGAAAATGATATTATCTCTGTCACGGAACTCGGTATGTTCTTCATCCGCAACATCGCCACTACACTTAATCCTGCCTACACGGAAGGGAAGGGGGTGTATTCGAAGTTGGTGTAA
- a CDS encoding FAD-dependent oxidoreductase — translation MNKEKVVILGSGFAGIRTFRNLACKKQFEITVVDKRSSMLLKPVLPEIAYDGKDIAEASFELKGVIEKNGHTFIQSAVKLIDPKAQTVALENGETLSYDYLFVTMGAHKDFNAIPGHEEFGYSVCDDVHAEKLAKAVENFQGGKIVIGSAQSKWGTRVSCPPFQAPCEGPIGESMFMLHHLLSEKGLREKTTIDVFTPGEIFFEDIGNDVRGAVGGLMSMKNIPLHLSKVAKEITKEGIKFEDGTELPADMVIMIPVYKGHQVLIDSGLGDEKGFMPTNEEMRHLDYPNIFAAGDLNAMTQPKLGHLAMMQADIATSALMKEVTGTGEVLKYTPEVYCIMNMGGGEAGCVYSNIYFKPENGTDIVWHNRYNAYWKKILDSYMLYGKGRIPPRWAEHMFKMMMVKLGFGKKGK, via the coding sequence ATGAACAAGGAAAAAGTTGTCATTCTCGGTTCTGGTTTTGCAGGAATTCGTACTTTTCGGAATCTCGCGTGCAAAAAACAATTCGAAATCACAGTGGTCGATAAACGAAGTTCTATGCTCCTCAAACCTGTACTTCCTGAGATTGCTTACGATGGAAAAGATATTGCGGAAGCAAGTTTCGAACTCAAAGGCGTTATCGAAAAAAATGGTCATACATTCATACAATCTGCTGTAAAACTCATCGATCCGAAAGCTCAAACAGTCGCACTCGAAAATGGCGAAACTCTCAGTTATGATTATCTTTTTGTCACCATGGGTGCACATAAGGATTTCAACGCTATTCCTGGTCACGAAGAATTCGGATATTCTGTCTGTGACGATGTTCATGCAGAGAAGCTCGCCAAAGCCGTAGAAAACTTCCAAGGTGGAAAAATCGTCATCGGTTCTGCCCAGTCAAAATGGGGAACTCGCGTGTCTTGTCCTCCGTTCCAGGCTCCATGTGAAGGACCAATCGGTGAATCTATGTTCATGTTGCATCATCTTCTCTCTGAGAAAGGACTCCGCGAGAAGACAACTATCGACGTCTTCACGCCAGGAGAGATTTTCTTCGAAGATATCGGAAATGATGTTCGTGGTGCTGTCGGTGGACTCATGAGCATGAAGAATATTCCTCTACACCTCTCGAAAGTAGCCAAAGAAATCACAAAAGAAGGAATCAAATTCGAAGACGGAACAGAACTTCCTGCGGATATGGTGATCATGATTCCTGTCTACAAGGGACACCAGGTTCTTATCGATTCTGGTCTTGGTGATGAGAAATGATTCATGCCAACCAATGAAGAGATGCGTCATCTCGACTATCCAAATATCTTCGCGGCTGGTGATCTCAATGCGATGACTCAGCCAAAACTCGGTCACCTCGCGATGATGCAAGCTGATATTGCCACTTCCGCTCTCATGAAGGAAGTAACTGGAACGGGCGAAGTTCTCAAATACACTCCAGAAGTCTATTGTATCATGAATATGGGTGGCGGTGAAGCAGGATGTGTCTACTCAAACATCTACTTCAAACCAGAAAATGGTACTGATATCGTATGGCACAATAGATACAATGCATACTGGAAAAAAATTCTCGATAGTTATATGCTCTATGGAAAAGGTCGTATTCCTCCACGTTGGGCTGAACACATGTTCAAGATGATGATGGTCAAGCTCGGATTCGGGAAGAAAGGAAAATAA
- the hemE gene encoding uroporphyrinogen decarboxylase gives MNTKPLLLQALNGESVIRPPVWCMRQAGRFLPEYRELRDKYDFFTRVQTPELATAITLQPVDILGVDAAILFSDILVVPQAMGLTVELIENKGPFLPNTIRTKEDIEKLSSNAADNLRYVYDAIRLTKGELEKRGIPLIGFAGAPFTLLCYMVEGKGSKTFDKAKKFCLTEPALAHALLEKITDITIAYLKNQVTAGVDVVQVFDSWSGLLSPEDFRLFALPYLTRIADELADIIPVILFPKGSNYALTELSRTRANGIGIDWTITPEEARKMTGGNITLQGNFDPSHLYLPPEQIEQEVHEMIRRFGTDRYIVNLGHGILPDIPVEHAKAFVNAVKSYRG, from the coding sequence ATGAATACAAAACCACTCCTTCTTCAAGCCCTCAATTGAGAATCAGTAATACGTCCACCCGTCTGGTGCATGCGCCAAGCGGGACGATTTCTTCCTGAATATCGCGAACTCCGAGACAAGTATGATTTCTTCACTCGAGTTCAGACTCCAGAACTCGCAACTGCCATCACACTTCAGCCCGTCGATATCCTCGGAGTAGATGCGGCGATTCTTTTTTCTGATATTCTCGTCGTACCACAAGCGATGGGACTCACGGTTGAACTCATCGAAAACAAATGACCATTTCTCCCGAATACTATCCGAACGAAAGAAGACATCGAGAAACTCTCATCGAATGCAGCGGATAATCTCAGATATGTCTATGATGCTATTCGTCTGACGAAATGAGAACTAGAAAAAAGATGAATCCCACTTATCTGATTCGCGGGTGCACCGTTCACCCTTCTCTGTTACATGGTCGAGGGAAAAGGAAGCAAGACGTTCGATAAAGCGAAGAAGTTCTGTCTCACAGAACCAGCACTCGCTCATGCACTTCTCGAGAAAATCACTGATATCACAATTGCATATCTGAAAAATCAGGTAACGGCTGGAGTGGATGTGGTACAGGTTTTCGATAGCTGGAGCGGACTTCTCTCTCCTGAGGATTTCCGACTTTTCGCACTTCCCTATCTGACTCGGATTGCTGATGAATTGGCAGATATCATCCCTGTTATTCTCTTCCCAAAAGGCAGCAACTACGCGCTTACAGAACTCTCCCGAACTCGCGCGAATGGAATCGGGATTGACTGGACTATCACACCAGAAGAAGCAAGGAAAATGACAGGAGGAAATATCACTCTTCAATGAAACTTCGACCCAAGTCATCTCTATCTCCCACCAGAACAAATCGAGCAAGAAGTCCACGAGATGATTCGCCGATTTGGCACTGACCGATACATCGTCAATCTCGGTCATGGTATACTCCCAGATATCCCGGTAGAGCATGCGAAAGCATTTGTGAATGCGGTGAAGAGTTATCGAGGATAA
- a CDS encoding cytochrome d ubiquinol oxidase subunit II, translating to MFETLSTLELQQYLWFIISFIGAGLVFMLYVQGGQTLAILLAKSEAEKTEMLNTVGKRYEITFTSLVTFGGAFFAVFPLFYSTSFGGAFFVWFAILFLFIIEGVSFKYRKKVGNFLGKKTYEVFLLLNGIGVPLLIGVAVATFFTGANFHVEKTSLLSGDTVSVWDSAWHGLEALWNPLQGAWLTNISFGVAIVLLTTILASLNIIKNINDNELVARARKYLLPSTLFFLVFFLFFLYKILTIDGFGYDPLTGVVSMKEFKYLHNLLEMPFVTAGFVYGVLMVVLGIVLGYFTKFRRAFWFSALGTFFVALTLLLFVGWNNTVFYPSLTDLQSSLTIENASSSRYTLIAISYASLLAPVVLAYISWVWNKLRDDGIGKDIMNEKSGSTY from the coding sequence ATGTTCGAAACGCTTTCCACTCTGGAACTCCAACAATATCTCTGGTTCATTATCTCATTCATCGGTGCAGGACTCGTATTCATGCTCTATGTCCAGTGAGGCCAGACGCTCGCGATTCTCCTCGCGAAGTCAGAAGCAGAAAAAACCGAAATGCTCAATACCGTCGGAAAACGCTATGAGATCACCTTCACTTCTCTCGTGACATTCGGTGGTGCATTCTTCGCAGTATTTCCACTTTTCTATTCGACTTCATTCGGTGGTGCATTCTTCGTTTGGTTCGCGATTCTTTTTCTCTTCATCATCGAAGGTGTCTCATTCAAGTACAGGAAAAAGGTAGGAAATTTTCTCGGAAAAAAGACATACGAAGTATTCCTTCTCTTGAATGGAATAGGTGTCCCTCTCCTTATTGGTGTCGCGGTCGCCACATTCTTCACAGGTGCGAACTTCCATGTCGAGAAAACAAGTCTTCTCTCAGGTGATACCGTATCTGTATGGGATAGTGCATGGCATGGACTCGAAGCTCTTTGGAATCCACTCCAGGGTGCATGGCTCACGAATATTTCTTTTGGTGTTGCGATTGTCCTCCTGACAACGATTCTTGCGAGTCTCAATATCATCAAGAATATCAACGATAACGAACTCGTCGCAAGAGCCCGAAAATATCTCCTTCCATCAACACTCTTTTTTCTCGTATTTTTCCTCTTCTTCCTCTACAAGATTCTCACAATAGACGGATTCGGTTATGATCCACTCACAGGGGTTGTTTCTATGAAAGAATTCAAGTACCTGCATAATCTTCTCGAAATGCCATTCGTCACAGCAGGATTCGTCTATGGAGTTCTCATGGTGGTTCTCGGAATCGTTCTCGGATATTTCACGAAGTTCCGTCGAGCATTCTGGTTCTCGGCACTCGGAACATTCTTCGTAGCACTCACACTCCTTCTCTTCGTCGGATGGAACAATACTGTTTTTTATCCTTCTCTCACTGATCTTCAGAGTTCACTCACGATAGAAAATGCTTCATCAAGCCGCTACACGCTCATAGCAATTTCTTATGCATCACTCCTTGCGCCTGTGGTTCTCGCATATATCTCATGGGTATGGAACAAGCTACGAGATGACGGCATTGGGAAAGATATCATGAATGAAAAATCCGGAAGCACCTACTAA
- the hemH gene encoding ferrochelatase, with translation MPNKSLILMNMGGATTKTELEMFLLNMFRDPNILTIRSDFFRGLLARFITKKRLDASWANYEKIGGSPLPAITDELVKNLQNQHEDILVRSVMTYTHPTNNEVIEELREKGIQEITLFPLYPHYSTTTVKSSVDSFLDTMRKARLVPVILNEAERSEASRVSENTIAVRIIEPFYRNERYNNIIIEIIRGILSQTERDSPKENDKNEYELVFSAHGLPEKIVKKGDPYQSQIEDHVAILTRNLRERNIHFSGIHLAYQSRVGPMKWIGPSLHEKLGELSGKKVIIFPLSFTIDNSETKFELDIEYREIAAEHDISEYHVCPCPNARGEFQDFLSSFLE, from the coding sequence ATGCCCAACAAATCCCTCATCCTCATGAATATGGGTGGTGCCACCACCAAGACAGAACTCGAAATGTTTCTCCTGAATATGTTCCGCGATCCGAATATCCTCACGATTCGGAGTGATTTTTTCCGTGGACTTCTCGCGCGATTCATCACGAAAAAGCGCCTCGATGCCTCATGGGCGAACTATGAGAAAATCGGTGGTTCTCCCCTTCCTGCCATCACCGATGAACTCGTGAAGAATCTCCAGAATCAACACGAAGATATATTGGTGCGTTCGGTGATGACTTATACTCACCCGACGAATAATGAAGTCATCGAAGAACTCCGAGAAAAGTGAATCCAGGAAATTACTCTTTTTCCGCTCTATCCTCACTATTCCACCACGACAGTGAAGTCGAGTGTTGATTCATTTCTCGATACAATGAGAAAAGCGAGACTCGTTCCTGTTATTCTGAATGAAGCAGAGCGAAGTGAAGCATCCAGAGTATCTGAGAACACAATCGCCGTTCGTATCATCGAACCTTTTTATAGAAACGAAAGATACAACAATATTATCATTGAAATTATCAGGGGAATATTATCTCAGACAGAAAGAGATTCTCCAAAGGAGAATGACAAAAACGAATACGAACTCGTTTTCTCAGCGCACGGACTTCCAGAGAAAATCGTGAAAAAATGAGATCCTTACCAATCCCAGATCGAAGATCATGTAGCAATCCTCACGAGAAATCTCAGAGAAAGAAACATACATTTCTCAGGAATCCATCTCGCCTATCAGTCACGCGTGGGCCCGATGAAGTGGATATGACCTTCACTTCATGAGAAACTCGGAGAACTCTCTGGGAAAAAAGTAATCATCTTCCCACTCTCGTTCACCATCGACAACAGCGAGACGAAATTCGAGCTCGACATCGAATATCGAGAAATCGCTGCTGAACACGATATATCAGAATATCATGTCTGTCCTTGTCCGAACGCTCGATGAGAATTCCAAGATTTCTTGAGTTCATTTCTCGAGTAA
- the hemC gene encoding hydroxymethylbilane synthase → MQTIRIGTRESKLAIWQAEYVQKEIEKLGIKTELVFIKSDGEKDLVSPLYEMGVQGIFTKTLDIALLDGRIDIAVHSLKDVPTKLPEGIILASVPKRGNYGDILIHKGTLPEESLEYVIGTSSLRRRAQWLNRYPTHATEPLRGNIQARLEKLEKNTHWSGAIFAAAAIERLGLEIENTVALDWLLPAPAQGALGITCLEKNKEVIELCRAFNDRDTELATYIERQFLRTLFGGCSMPIAALAEFDGDYCDFRGNILTTDGREKVEVELRVPRDEAMTLGERAAEEVIRNGGEAILKTFNRM, encoded by the coding sequence ATGCAAACTATCCGCATCGGAACCCGCGAAAGCAAGCTCGCCATCTGGCAAGCAGAATACGTCCAAAAAGAAATCGAAAAACTCGGCATCAAAACAGAACTCGTTTTTATCAAGAGTGATGGAGAAAAAGATCTTGTTTCGCCACTGTATGAGATGGGGGTTCAGGGAATTTTCACCAAGACGCTCGATATCGCCCTCCTCGATGGTCGCATCGATATCGCGGTACATTCGCTCAAGGATGTCCCAACCAAATTGCCAGAAGGAATAATTCTCGCGAGTGTGCCGAAGCGCGGGAATTATGGAGATATACTCATTCATAAAGGAACTCTTCCAGAAGAAAGTCTCGAATATGTGATTGGAACGAGTAGTTTACGACGTCGAGCCCAATGGCTCAATCGGTATCCAACTCATGCGACCGAACCGCTTCGTGGAAATATCCAGGCTCGTCTCGAGAAGCTCGAGAAAAATACTCACTGGAGTGGAGCAATTTTCGCTGCGGCAGCGATAGAAAGACTTGGACTCGAAATAGAAAATACTGTTGCTCTGGACTGGTTATTACCAGCTCCCGCCCAATGAGCTCTCGGAATTACTTGCCTGGAAAAAAATAAAGAAGTTATCGAACTCTGTCGTGCATTCAATGACCGTGACACAGAACTTGCGACGTATATCGAGCGCCAATTCCTTCGCACGCTTTTCGGTGGATGTTCGATGCCGATTGCTGCGCTCGCCGAGTTCGATGGTGACTATTGTGATTTCCGTGGAAATATCCTCACGACCGATGGACGTGAAAAAGTCGAAGTCGAGCTTCGAGTTCCTCGTGATGAAGCCATGACTCTCGGAGAACGCGCAGCCGAGGAAGTGATACGAAATGGCGGTGAAGCGATACTGAAAACATTTAATCGAATGTAA
- a CDS encoding uroporphyrinogen-III synthase yields the protein MNQPIHLISTRRLKPENKEKLEKLGFSIEDYDFVEIQHTLDAHKTEILKKNISPLVFTSQNAVRSIEGIIPELSQKQAFAIEGITADEAKKAGLDVVGTARDASNLGIIIIDSAPESVLHVTSNIRRNELERELSEAHIAIQILEVYEKIPKPRKVETLDAMLFWSPSQVDAFLVENSLDPEALIFSIGNTTTIHLRRLFFENVITIAESSEENMLETVIAHFAQP from the coding sequence ATGAATCAACCCATTCATCTCATCAGTACGCGAAGGCTGAAACCAGAAAACAAAGAAAAACTCGAGAAACTCGGATTTTCTATCGAAGATTATGATTTTGTCGAGATTCAGCATACGCTCGATGCGCACAAGACAGAAATCCTGAAGAAAAATATTTCTCCTCTCGTATTCACGAGTCAGAATGCCGTGCGATCAATCGAAGGAATTATTCCAGAACTTTCACAGAAACAAGCTTTCGCAATCGAAGGAATAACCGCAGATGAAGCGAAAAAAGCATGACTCGACGTGGTCGGAACTGCACGCGATGCGAGCAATCTCGGAATCATCATTATCGATTCGGCGCCAGAATCTGTCCTCCATGTGACGAGCAATATCCGCAGAAATGAGCTCGAAAGAGAACTCTCAGAAGCACATATTGCAATACAAATTCTCGAAGTCTATGAGAAAATCCCAAAACCAAGAAAAGTAGAAACACTCGATGCAATGCTTTTCTGGAGTCCATCCCAAGTAGATGCATTTCTCGTTGAGAACTCACTTGATCCTGAGGCCCTGATTTTCTCGATCGGCAATACCACAACTATTCATCTTCGCAGACTTTTTTTCGAGAATGTCATCACTATAGCGGAATCGAGTGAAGAAAATATGCTAGAAACTGTTATAGCCCATTTTGCTCAACCATAA
- the hemG gene encoding menaquinone-dependent protoporphyrinogen IX dehydrogenase has translation MSTPTLIIYATTDGHTQKIAGVIRDTLESMDHEVDVRNVLEEPVDLTGYDKIIVGSSIRYGYHHKSIVKWIDAHAEELSQRKNAFFSVNLVARKSEKCTPETNPYVRKFLAKIKWKPQLSAVFAGKLDYNIYNWFDAFMIRLIMRMTGGPLETPEPIEFTDWEQVKKFAEEVGRL, from the coding sequence ATGTCTACCCCAACACTCATCATCTACGCCACCACCGACGGTCACACTCAGAAGATTGCAGGTGTCATCCGTGACACGCTCGAATCCATGGATCACGAGGTTGATGTACGAAATGTTCTCGAAGAGCCTGTTGACCTCACGGGATATGACAAAATCATTGTCGGCTCCTCTATCCGCTACGGCTACCACCACAAATCGATAGTGAAGTGGATTGATGCTCATGCGGAGGAACTATCACAGCGAAAGAATGCCTTCTTCTCCGTGAATCTCGTCGCACGAAAATCCGAGAAATGCACCCCCGAAACCAATCCCTACGTGCGGAAATTCCTCGCGAAAATCAAGTGGAAGCCACAACTCTCTGCCGTGTTCGCGGGCAAGCTCGACTACAATATCTACAATTGGTTCGATGCGTTCATGATCCGCCTCATCATGCGAATGACAGGATGACCTCTCGAAACTCCAGAACCCATCGAGTTCACCGATTGGGAACAAGTGAAGAAGTTCGCAGAGGAGGTGGGGAGACTCTAA